In one Mycobacterium heckeshornense genomic region, the following are encoded:
- a CDS encoding thiamine pyrophosphate-binding protein: MGVPVYQRILDLFEAEGVTTLFGIPDPNFVHMFVEADRRGWAVVAPHHEESAGFMADAAARMTGRPGLCIGTLGPGVANLAGAMMCARVENSPVIFIGGQRARITERRVRRGRIQFVRQEALVEPSVKYSASIEYADQTDEIVHEAIRRALSGTPGPAYIEYPAHVLLHELDVPAPPPPGTYRLVGQGAGEREIAEAARLVRTAKNPILLVGHGVHTSRAGEPVKALAELMACPVIQTSGGTSFIAGLEDRTFPYGFSSAAVEAVTASDLCVALGTELGEPVHYGRTRHWAQNDPIRKWIYVEQDPTAIGVNRPVDVALVGDLRTVVPQLVDALRDSPRSPSADLARWVEQDAEQLAEVAETAPSGQIPIHPARFVVEATKAFPSEGILVRDGGATVIFQWTYSQAKPRDVIWNQNFGHLGTGLPYAVGAAVADGGKRPVMLLTSDSSFLFHIAELETAARLNLPLVCVVGVDHQWGLEVGVYKRTFPQPSPQPGVHWSKDVRFDTIAEGLGCHGEYVEHEQDIGPAIKRAYASGRPGVVHVEIDPKANSEEMPNYAEFRTWYAEGTQ, translated from the coding sequence ATGGGTGTGCCGGTCTACCAACGCATCTTGGACCTGTTCGAGGCCGAGGGTGTCACGACCCTGTTCGGCATTCCCGATCCGAACTTCGTCCACATGTTCGTAGAGGCCGACCGGCGCGGCTGGGCGGTGGTGGCCCCGCATCACGAGGAGAGCGCGGGCTTCATGGCCGACGCGGCCGCACGGATGACGGGTAGGCCGGGCTTGTGCATCGGGACGCTCGGGCCCGGGGTCGCCAACCTGGCCGGGGCGATGATGTGCGCCAGGGTGGAAAACTCGCCGGTCATCTTCATCGGCGGTCAGCGCGCCCGCATCACCGAACGACGGGTGCGGCGCGGGCGCATCCAGTTTGTCCGCCAGGAGGCGCTTGTGGAGCCGTCGGTGAAATACAGTGCGTCGATCGAATACGCCGACCAGACCGACGAAATCGTCCACGAAGCGATCCGCCGCGCGCTGTCGGGCACACCGGGCCCGGCCTACATCGAATATCCCGCGCACGTGCTGCTGCACGAGCTGGACGTGCCGGCGCCACCGCCACCCGGCACCTATCGCCTGGTCGGCCAGGGCGCGGGCGAGCGGGAAATCGCGGAGGCGGCAAGGCTGGTGCGCACTGCCAAGAACCCGATTCTGCTGGTCGGCCACGGTGTGCACACGTCGCGGGCCGGCGAACCGGTCAAGGCGCTCGCCGAGCTGATGGCTTGCCCGGTGATCCAGACGTCCGGCGGCACCTCGTTCATCGCGGGCCTGGAGGATCGCACCTTCCCCTACGGGTTCTCGTCGGCGGCGGTCGAGGCGGTGACCGCCTCCGACCTGTGCGTGGCGTTGGGCACCGAACTCGGCGAACCGGTCCACTACGGCAGGACCCGGCACTGGGCGCAAAACGACCCGATCCGCAAATGGATCTACGTCGAGCAGGATCCCACGGCGATCGGGGTGAACCGTCCGGTGGACGTGGCACTGGTCGGAGACCTGCGGACCGTCGTGCCACAGCTGGTAGACGCGCTCCGGGACAGCCCCCGCTCACCGTCGGCGGACCTGGCCCGCTGGGTCGAACAAGACGCCGAGCAGTTGGCTGAGGTGGCCGAGACCGCGCCCAGCGGCCAGATACCGATTCATCCCGCGCGTTTCGTGGTCGAGGCGACCAAAGCCTTTCCGTCCGAGGGCATCCTGGTGCGCGACGGCGGCGCAACGGTCATCTTCCAGTGGACTTATTCGCAGGCCAAACCGCGCGACGTCATCTGGAACCAGAACTTCGGACACCTCGGCACCGGCTTGCCCTATGCCGTCGGCGCCGCGGTGGCTGACGGTGGCAAGCGGCCGGTCATGCTGCTCACCAGCGACTCGTCGTTCCTTTTTCACATTGCCGAATTAGAGACTGCTGCACGGCTGAACCTGCCGCTGGTGTGCGTCGTGGGTGTCGACCACCAGTGGGGTTTGGAAGTCGGTGTCTACAAGCGAACTTTCCCGCAACCGTCGCCGCAGCCCGGGGTGCACTGGAGCAAGGACGTTCGCTTCGACACGATCGCGGAAGGACTGGGCTGCCACGGCGAATACGTCGAGCACGAGCAGGATATCGGCCCGGCGATCAAACGTGCCTACGCCAGTGGCCGGCCGGGGGTTGTGCACGTCGAGATCGACCCCAAAGCGAACTCGGAGGAGATGCCGAACTACGCAGAATTCAGAACTTGGTACGCCGAAGGAACCCAGTAG
- a CDS encoding flavin-containing monooxygenase, with product MTTPDCEQPTNTPDDIDIDALREKYRQEREKRLRPEGSKQYLELTGELAKFYEIDPYTAPLVRDPIREDIYVAVLGGGIAGLLAGAYLKKAGVEDVHIIEMGGDFGGVWYWNRFPGIQCDNDSYCYMPLLEELDYIPTKKYADGAEIREHCQRIGKHFGLYDSAIFSTEVRALRWDEAIKRWRISTDRGDDIRARFVVMTNGSFNRPKLPGIPGIEDFNGHQFHSSRWDYEYTGGDSTGGLHKLADKRVALIGTGASGIQIVPFLGRHAKHLYVFQRTPSSVDSRGNTPTDPEWVKTLKPGWQKERQRNFHRWSPFEGVVFDQPDLVCDFWTELGRNMTARIAAMKDPASLTMEQIMAIREEEDYKVMERLRRRIDSIVEDKRTAEALKPYYRFLCKRPCSNDEYLDTFNRPNVTLVDVAESKGVERITEKAVVAGGVEYEVDCIIYASGFEITTEISRRYAIDTIEGRNGLSLFDYWRDGYKTLHGMTARGFPNQFHTGFIQGGVAANTTAMLEQQAEHIAYIIAEAHKRGVVTVEPSQRAQDEWVRVIRETAVDTSAFDQTCTPGYYNNEGGGGGEGIRTHLGEPYGPGFYAFGELLDQWRAKGDLDGLELGT from the coding sequence ATGACGACTCCCGATTGCGAGCAACCGACAAACACTCCCGACGACATCGACATCGATGCGCTGCGCGAGAAATACCGCCAGGAGCGTGAAAAACGTTTGCGGCCAGAGGGCTCTAAGCAGTATCTGGAACTGACCGGTGAGCTGGCCAAATTCTATGAGATCGACCCTTACACGGCGCCGCTGGTGCGTGATCCGATCCGTGAGGACATCTACGTCGCTGTTTTGGGAGGCGGCATCGCGGGCCTACTGGCCGGCGCCTACCTGAAGAAGGCCGGCGTGGAAGACGTGCACATCATCGAGATGGGCGGCGACTTCGGTGGGGTCTGGTATTGGAACCGTTTCCCCGGCATCCAATGTGACAACGATTCGTACTGCTACATGCCGCTGCTGGAGGAACTGGATTACATCCCGACCAAGAAGTACGCCGACGGCGCCGAGATTAGGGAGCATTGCCAGCGCATCGGAAAGCATTTCGGTCTCTATGACTCGGCAATCTTTTCGACCGAGGTCCGCGCGCTGCGGTGGGACGAGGCGATCAAGCGCTGGCGGATCAGCACCGACCGCGGCGACGACATCCGGGCCCGTTTCGTCGTCATGACAAACGGTTCCTTCAACCGGCCGAAACTGCCCGGGATTCCCGGAATTGAGGACTTCAACGGCCACCAGTTCCACTCGTCCCGCTGGGATTACGAGTACACCGGCGGGGATTCGACCGGTGGGCTGCACAAGCTGGCCGACAAACGTGTCGCGCTGATCGGCACGGGTGCCAGCGGCATTCAAATCGTTCCGTTCCTCGGTCGCCACGCCAAGCACCTGTACGTATTCCAGCGCACACCCTCGTCGGTCGACTCGCGTGGAAACACGCCCACCGATCCGGAATGGGTCAAAACGCTGAAGCCGGGATGGCAGAAGGAGCGGCAGCGTAATTTCCACCGTTGGAGCCCGTTTGAAGGGGTGGTATTCGACCAGCCGGACCTGGTCTGCGACTTTTGGACCGAACTGGGCCGCAACATGACTGCACGGATCGCGGCCATGAAGGATCCCGCGTCGCTGACCATGGAGCAGATCATGGCCATCCGGGAAGAAGAAGACTACAAGGTGATGGAGCGTCTGCGCCGCCGCATCGACAGCATCGTCGAGGACAAGCGGACCGCGGAGGCGCTCAAACCCTACTACCGATTCCTGTGCAAGCGTCCCTGCTCCAACGACGAGTACCTGGACACGTTCAACCGACCCAACGTCACCCTGGTCGACGTCGCGGAGTCGAAGGGCGTGGAACGGATTACCGAAAAAGCGGTCGTCGCCGGCGGTGTCGAGTATGAAGTCGACTGCATCATCTACGCCAGCGGATTCGAGATCACCACGGAAATCAGCCGCCGCTACGCCATCGACACCATCGAGGGCCGCAACGGGCTGTCGCTCTTCGACTACTGGCGCGACGGCTACAAAACGCTGCACGGCATGACGGCCCGGGGGTTTCCCAACCAGTTCCACACCGGCTTCATCCAGGGCGGCGTGGCCGCAAACACCACCGCGATGCTCGAGCAGCAGGCCGAGCACATCGCCTACATCATCGCCGAAGCTCACAAACGCGGCGTCGTCACCGTTGAGCCCAGCCAGCGGGCGCAGGACGAGTGGGTCAGGGTTATCCGCGAAACCGCCGTCGACACTTCGGCATTCGACCAGACCTGCACGCCGGGCTACTACAACAACGAAGGCGGTGGCGGCGGCGAAGGCATCCGCACCCATCTCGGCGAGCCCTACGGGCCAGGCTTCTACGCCTTCGGCGAATTGCTCGATCAATGGCGCGCCAAGGGCGATCTCGACGGCCTGGAACTCGGAACCTAG
- a CDS encoding acyltransferase family protein, with translation MARRRPGPGIPALDGLRALAVTLVLAEHGGIPGLGGGFIGVDIFFVLSGFLITSLLIDELARTGRIELSGFWIRRARRLLPALVLMVLTVAVARDLFPREAVGELRDDAIAAFVWMANWRFVAQKTDYFTLGATPSPLQHTWSLGVEEQYYFVWPLVLIAVAVLLAMWARRYRLWATLSGVRLIVFVLAALGAVGSAAAAITFSSDAAHDRVYFGTDTRAQALLAGAAVSVLLVRDWPALTRGRSAIRTRWARWIAQVLPVVALAALVLAAHYATGSAREFRTGLLTAVAAAAVAVIAPVALDQRIAVARVLAWRPLVWLGVISYGIYLWHWPIFLVLNGEHTGWSGWRLFAVRFLVTVILAAASWWLVEQPIRRWRPVRLRLLPLAGATVGTAVATTVLIVPVGTTPHAGVESSLPPGVSEVAAVSPSPPVAAAPVRPVGKRNPNRPFTVSVFGDSIAWTLMHYLPPTPGFHFVDHTIIGCSLVRGGPYRYLGQTLDQKPECETWPSRWSAQVAADQPDVALLIIGRWETVDRVNEGRWTHIGDPAFDAYLAGELQRALDILGATGIRVAIATVPYSHRGEKPDGTLYPEDQPERVDQWNTLLRRTIGQRPNVSILDLNRKLCPDGVYTAKVDGIQVRSDGVHLTPEGVQWLTPWLEESLR, from the coding sequence CTGGCACGTCGCCGACCCGGCCCGGGCATTCCTGCCCTGGACGGGCTTCGCGCCCTCGCGGTCACGTTGGTGCTCGCCGAGCATGGCGGTATTCCCGGCCTCGGCGGAGGCTTCATCGGTGTCGACATCTTCTTTGTCCTCAGCGGATTTCTGATCACGTCGCTGCTGATCGACGAGCTGGCACGTACCGGTCGGATCGAGTTGTCCGGTTTCTGGATTCGCCGTGCCCGGCGGCTGCTGCCCGCACTGGTGCTGATGGTGCTGACGGTGGCCGTCGCACGCGACCTGTTTCCCCGGGAGGCCGTCGGCGAACTACGCGACGACGCCATCGCCGCATTCGTCTGGATGGCGAACTGGAGATTCGTGGCGCAAAAGACGGACTATTTCACCCTGGGCGCCACCCCGTCGCCGCTGCAGCACACCTGGTCGCTGGGAGTCGAGGAACAGTACTACTTCGTCTGGCCGCTGGTGTTGATTGCGGTCGCCGTATTACTGGCGATGTGGGCCAGGCGTTACCGGTTGTGGGCCACGCTCAGCGGCGTTCGCTTGATCGTGTTCGTGCTCGCCGCACTGGGCGCGGTCGGCTCGGCGGCCGCGGCGATCACCTTCTCGTCGGACGCCGCACACGACCGGGTCTACTTCGGCACCGATACCCGCGCCCAGGCACTGCTGGCCGGGGCTGCGGTGTCGGTTTTGCTGGTGCGCGACTGGCCGGCGCTGACCCGTGGCCGGTCTGCTATCCGGACCCGCTGGGCCAGATGGATCGCCCAGGTTCTGCCAGTCGTCGCGCTGGCGGCCTTGGTACTGGCGGCGCACTACGCAACCGGCAGCGCACGCGAATTCCGCACCGGGTTGCTGACCGCGGTGGCGGCGGCCGCTGTCGCTGTGATCGCGCCGGTGGCGCTCGACCAGCGGATAGCGGTAGCCCGGGTGCTGGCGTGGCGCCCGCTGGTGTGGCTGGGCGTCATTTCCTACGGCATCTACCTATGGCATTGGCCAATCTTTTTGGTGCTCAACGGGGAACACACCGGCTGGTCCGGATGGCGGTTGTTCGCCGTCCGGTTCCTCGTCACAGTTATCCTGGCCGCCGCGTCATGGTGGTTGGTCGAACAGCCAATTCGACGGTGGCGCCCGGTGCGCCTACGGTTGTTGCCGCTGGCCGGCGCCACCGTTGGTACCGCTGTCGCGACGACGGTGCTGATTGTTCCGGTCGGAACAACCCCTCATGCGGGGGTTGAGAGCAGCCTCCCACCGGGCGTGTCCGAGGTGGCCGCTGTTTCGCCGTCCCCGCCGGTCGCGGCGGCGCCCGTTCGCCCCGTGGGTAAGCGAAATCCCAACCGGCCGTTTACCGTATCGGTTTTCGGCGACTCGATCGCGTGGACACTGATGCACTACCTTCCGCCGACACCGGGTTTCCACTTCGTCGACCACACCATCATTGGATGTAGCCTGGTGCGTGGCGGGCCGTATCGATATCTCGGCCAGACTCTCGACCAAAAACCGGAATGCGAAACGTGGCCCAGCAGATGGTCCGCACAGGTCGCGGCCGACCAGCCCGATGTCGCGCTGCTGATCATCGGGCGCTGGGAAACGGTCGACCGAGTCAACGAAGGACGGTGGACTCATATCGGCGATCCAGCATTCGACGCATACCTTGCCGGCGAGCTGCAACGAGCGCTGGATATCCTCGGCGCCACCGGGATTCGGGTCGCGATAGCCACCGTGCCCTATAGCCATCGCGGTGAAAAGCCAGATGGAACCCTGTACCCGGAAGACCAGCCCGAGCGGGTGGACCAATGGAACACGTTATTGCGTCGCACAATTGGACAGCGCCCGAACGTGTCGATCCTAGACCTGAATAGGAAGTTGTGTCCCGACGGGGTTTACACGGCTAAGGTCGACGGTATCCAAGTGCGCAGCGACGGGGTGCACCTCACCCCGGAGGGCGTGCAGTGGCTGACGCCGTGGCTTGAAGAATCACTGCGATAA
- a CDS encoding SDR family NAD(P)-dependent oxidoreductase, translated as MPELRFDDRVAVVTGAGRGLGRAYARMLAERGANVVVNDSGGALSGDGVDAAPANDVVREIKSAGGEAAACTESVATPTGGAAIIAAALERYGRLDILIHNAGIVRSSPLQQMSHEDFDAVLDVHLRGAFHVVRPAFPHMCASGYGRIVLTSSIGGLYGNHGVANYAAAKAGVIGLSNVVALEGSAHNVKCNVIVPAAETRMAQGRDTSGYPPWGPELVAPAVGWLAHESCSISGEMLIAIAGRIARAVVAETPGVYRDSWSVETVSEQIDAIRDASVPVIFPVLPNAHADHIAYSFRMTGREIREGAPHG; from the coding sequence ATGCCTGAGCTCAGATTCGACGATCGAGTCGCGGTGGTGACCGGTGCCGGCCGCGGGCTGGGACGCGCCTACGCCCGGATGCTCGCCGAGCGGGGGGCGAACGTCGTGGTCAACGATTCCGGCGGAGCCCTCAGCGGCGACGGCGTCGACGCCGCACCCGCGAACGACGTTGTGCGAGAAATCAAATCGGCGGGCGGCGAGGCGGCCGCGTGCACCGAATCGGTGGCAACCCCGACCGGCGGTGCGGCGATCATCGCTGCGGCGCTTGAGCGGTACGGGCGACTGGACATCCTCATCCACAACGCCGGCATCGTCCGCAGCAGCCCATTGCAGCAGATGAGCCACGAAGACTTCGACGCGGTCCTGGACGTCCACCTGCGTGGTGCGTTTCATGTCGTGCGGCCCGCGTTTCCGCACATGTGCGCGTCAGGATACGGCCGCATCGTGTTGACGTCGTCCATCGGCGGGCTGTACGGCAACCATGGCGTCGCAAACTACGCGGCCGCCAAGGCCGGAGTGATCGGGCTGTCCAATGTGGTGGCGCTTGAGGGCAGTGCACACAACGTGAAGTGCAACGTGATCGTGCCCGCGGCCGAGACCAGAATGGCGCAGGGCCGCGACACCTCGGGCTACCCGCCGTGGGGCCCGGAGTTGGTGGCGCCGGCGGTGGGGTGGCTCGCCCACGAATCCTGCTCGATCAGTGGCGAGATGCTGATCGCGATCGCCGGGCGGATTGCGCGTGCCGTCGTCGCGGAAACCCCTGGCGTGTACCGCGATTCATGGTCGGTCGAGACCGTCAGCGAGCAAATCGACGCGATCCGGGATGCGTCCGTGCCGGTGATATTTCCCGTCTTGCCCAATGCCCACGCCGACCACATCGCCTACAGCTTCCGGATGACCGGGCGGGAGATTCGGGAAGGAGCACCTCATGGCTAG
- a CDS encoding CaiB/BaiF CoA transferase family protein, which translates to MAGVRVVDLTAMVMGPYCTQIMADMGADVVKVEPPEGDVTRYVTAGPAPGMSGVFANVNRGKRSIVLDLRSDNGKSALWALIETADVFIHSMRAKAIGKLGFGYDDVAAINPAIVYTNCYGYGRRGPDRDLPAYDDTIQAECGLPAVQQMLTGEASYVGTIMADKVAGLTALYATMMALFHRERTGEGQEVEVAMFETMASFMLVEHANGAIFEPPLGPAGYPRALAPNRRPYQTSDGYISALIYTDKHWSAFIDAVQPPWACDRYATLEQRARQIDTVYGLVAQTMRERTTGEWLALFRKLEIPAAPIRTPDALFDDPHLNAVGLFETVESPYGRMRFPGVPTWFSHTPGRVRGPAPELGAHTAEVLEEISASRRKSARDAVEKGAFVSARQGKER; encoded by the coding sequence CTGGCCGGCGTACGGGTAGTCGACCTCACCGCGATGGTGATGGGGCCGTACTGCACCCAGATCATGGCCGACATGGGCGCCGACGTGGTCAAGGTCGAACCGCCGGAGGGCGACGTCACCCGCTACGTCACGGCGGGGCCCGCGCCGGGCATGAGCGGGGTATTCGCGAACGTCAACCGCGGCAAGCGCAGTATCGTGCTCGACTTGCGCTCCGACAATGGCAAATCCGCACTGTGGGCACTCATCGAAACAGCGGATGTGTTCATCCATTCGATGCGGGCCAAGGCGATCGGCAAGCTGGGCTTCGGGTATGACGACGTCGCCGCCATCAACCCGGCGATCGTCTACACCAACTGTTACGGCTACGGCCGCCGCGGCCCCGACCGGGACCTGCCCGCCTACGACGACACCATCCAGGCGGAATGCGGGCTGCCGGCCGTCCAACAGATGCTGACCGGGGAGGCCAGCTATGTCGGCACCATCATGGCCGACAAGGTCGCCGGCCTGACCGCGCTGTACGCGACCATGATGGCGCTATTCCACCGCGAGCGCACCGGCGAGGGCCAAGAGGTGGAGGTGGCGATGTTTGAGACCATGGCGTCGTTCATGCTGGTCGAACACGCCAACGGCGCGATCTTCGAGCCTCCCCTGGGGCCGGCCGGCTATCCTCGCGCGCTGGCCCCCAACCGTCGCCCCTATCAGACCAGCGACGGCTACATTTCGGCGCTGATCTACACCGACAAGCATTGGTCGGCGTTCATCGACGCCGTGCAGCCGCCCTGGGCCTGTGACCGGTACGCCACGCTCGAGCAGCGGGCCCGCCAGATCGACACGGTGTACGGACTGGTGGCCCAGACGATGCGGGAGCGCACCACCGGGGAATGGCTGGCCCTGTTTCGCAAGCTGGAAATACCCGCGGCGCCCATCCGCACACCCGACGCGCTGTTCGACGACCCGCACCTGAATGCCGTCGGGCTGTTCGAGACGGTGGAGAGCCCGTACGGGCGGATGCGCTTTCCCGGTGTGCCGACGTGGTTTTCGCACACCCCGGGCCGGGTCAGGGGGCCAGCCCCGGAGTTGGGCGCCCATACCGCCGAGGTGCTCGAGGAGATCAGCGCGAGCAGACGCAAAAGCGCCCGAGACGCCGTCGAAAAAGGGGCTTTTGTGTCTGCTCGCCAGGGAAAGGAACGCTGA
- a CDS encoding aldehyde dehydrogenase family protein, producing MREYLKFYIDGRWVDPVRPHPFDVENPATEQVGGRISLGSADDVDAAVNAARRAFADWSQSSREERLELMQAILAEYQRRAGDLAEAVTEEMGAPPALAAGPQVQLGLGHLVTAIDVLKNFAFEEQHGATLVVKEPIGVCGLITPWNWPLNQIAVKVYPALATGCTMILKPSEVAPYSAYIFTEILDAAGVPAGVYNLVNGDGAGVGVALSSHPGIDMVSFTGSTRAGTDVAAKAAPTVKRVTQELGGKSPNIVLDDAEFASSVRAGVVNMMLNTGQSCNAPSRMLVPKSRMAEAVAVARETAEQVKVGDPDDSRAIGPLASRAQFEKVQRLIQTGIDEGATLVTGGPGRPDGLTTGYYAKPTVFADVTNDMTIAREEIFGPVLCILGYDNVEQAVEIANDTDYGLAGYVSGADLDKARAVAGRIRAGWVTINHAFDMNAPFGGYKCSGNGREWSEFGFHEYLETKSVLGYAPDKAAG from the coding sequence ATGCGCGAATATCTGAAGTTCTACATCGACGGCCGGTGGGTCGATCCGGTGCGGCCACACCCCTTCGACGTCGAAAATCCCGCTACCGAACAGGTCGGCGGCCGAATTTCACTCGGTTCGGCCGACGACGTGGACGCGGCGGTGAACGCGGCGCGGCGCGCCTTCGCCGACTGGTCGCAGAGCAGCCGGGAAGAGCGTCTCGAGCTGATGCAGGCGATTCTCGCCGAATATCAAAGGCGTGCAGGAGATCTCGCAGAAGCAGTGACCGAGGAGATGGGGGCTCCGCCGGCGTTGGCCGCCGGCCCCCAAGTGCAGCTCGGCCTGGGTCACCTGGTGACCGCCATCGACGTGCTGAAGAACTTTGCGTTCGAGGAACAGCACGGCGCAACCCTGGTGGTCAAGGAGCCGATCGGCGTGTGCGGGCTGATCACCCCGTGGAATTGGCCGCTCAACCAGATCGCGGTGAAGGTCTATCCGGCGCTGGCGACCGGCTGCACAATGATCTTGAAACCGTCTGAAGTGGCGCCCTACTCGGCCTACATTTTCACCGAGATCCTCGATGCCGCGGGCGTGCCGGCCGGGGTGTACAACCTGGTCAACGGTGACGGCGCAGGGGTGGGGGTGGCGCTGTCCAGCCATCCCGGCATCGACATGGTGTCGTTTACCGGTTCGACGCGCGCCGGCACCGACGTGGCGGCGAAGGCCGCGCCGACGGTGAAGCGGGTCACCCAGGAGCTCGGCGGCAAGAGCCCCAACATCGTCCTCGACGACGCGGAATTCGCCAGCAGCGTCCGCGCCGGGGTGGTCAACATGATGCTCAACACCGGCCAGAGCTGCAACGCGCCGTCGCGCATGCTGGTGCCGAAATCCCGCATGGCCGAAGCCGTCGCGGTTGCGCGGGAAACCGCCGAACAGGTGAAGGTCGGTGACCCCGACGACAGCCGCGCCATCGGACCGCTTGCCTCGCGGGCGCAATTCGAGAAAGTGCAGCGCTTGATTCAGACGGGCATCGACGAAGGCGCCACACTGGTCACCGGCGGCCCCGGCCGGCCCGACGGGCTGACCACCGGTTACTACGCCAAGCCCACCGTCTTCGCCGACGTCACCAACGACATGACGATTGCGCGCGAGGAGATCTTCGGGCCGGTGCTGTGCATACTCGGTTACGACAACGTCGAGCAAGCCGTCGAGATCGCCAACGACACCGACTACGGCCTGGCCGGCTATGTGTCGGGAGCCGACCTCGACAAGGCGCGGGCGGTTGCCGGCCGAATTCGCGCCGGCTGGGTAACGATCAACCACGCCTTCGACATGAACGCGCCGTTCGGCGGTTACAAGTGCAGCGGCAACGGCCGCGAGTGGAGCGAGTTCGGCTTCCACGAGTATCTGGAGACCAAGAGCGTGCTCGGATATGCGCCGGACAAGGCTGCCGGGTAG